A genome region from Betaproteobacteria bacterium includes the following:
- a CDS encoding helix-turn-helix domain-containing protein, whose amino-acid sequence MAWRAVSSAEASLCNTFFYGIVFRYPSARIFVFVGARCRSHYPNMTGVAEITAALKRCLKSRGMTYARLAAALGLSEASVKRLFSGGGFTLRRVEQICRVLDIDLFELARLARSDAAAVTELTASQEQALAADHKLLLVFHLALGGWRVDQIVAQYSVSRAECLKLLLALDALRLIDLKPGNEVRLRTARHVNWRRDGPIRRAYQEKVLDEFFATAFGGPGETLRFEAKELSAASREVVRRKLERLVREFNELAEVDAALEPSERDSVGLVIGLRPYVLSLFTRMRRGKRIR is encoded by the coding sequence ATGGCCTGGCGCGCAGTATCGTCCGCCGAAGCATCGCTATGCAATACTTTTTTTTATGGTATCGTTTTCCGCTACCCATCCGCTCGGATCTTCGTCTTCGTCGGAGCGCGTTGCCGGAGCCACTATCCGAACATGACCGGTGTCGCCGAGATCACCGCTGCGCTCAAGCGCTGCCTCAAGTCGCGCGGGATGACCTATGCGCGCCTGGCCGCGGCGCTCGGGCTGAGCGAGGCGAGCGTGAAGCGGCTCTTCTCCGGCGGCGGCTTCACGCTCAGGCGGGTCGAGCAGATCTGCCGAGTCCTCGATATCGATCTGTTCGAGCTGGCGCGCCTCGCGCGCAGCGACGCGGCCGCCGTGACCGAGCTCACGGCTTCGCAGGAGCAGGCGCTCGCCGCGGATCACAAGCTGCTGCTCGTGTTCCATCTCGCGCTGGGCGGCTGGCGCGTCGACCAGATCGTCGCGCAATACAGCGTCTCGCGTGCCGAATGCCTGAAGCTGCTGCTCGCGCTGGACGCTCTGCGGCTCATCGACCTCAAGCCCGGCAACGAGGTGCGCCTGCGCACCGCACGCCACGTCAATTGGCGCCGCGACGGGCCGATTCGGCGCGCCTATCAGGAGAAAGTGCTGGACGAATTCTTCGCGACCGCCTTCGGCGGCCCCGGCGAGACGCTGCGCTTCGAGGCGAAAGAGCTCTCGGCCGCCTCGCGCGAGGTCGTGCGCCGCAAGCTCGAGCGCCTGGTGCGCGAGTTCAACGAGTTGGCGGAGGTCGATGCCGCGCTCGAGCCTTCCGAGCGCGACAGCGTGGGTCTTGTGATCGGTTTGCGTCCGTATGTGCTTTCGCTCTTTACGCGCATGCGGCGCGGGAAGCGCATTCGTTGA
- a CDS encoding CDP-archaeol synthase, which yields MNAPAPDPVACAGVIVIAMSTAGIAHAWWMRCRWSAALRVPLDAGLTWRGRRLLGDHKTVRGLVMLPLAAGAAFALLGAMRDALPSWLACGLWSWDAPALFALGVWAGFCFMAGELPNSFYKRRRGIAPGAVPTTGGARWLCLALDRIDSTAAMLLGLTLVAPLPWQTAVLVALFGPVVHLAFSAALFAIGVKARLA from the coding sequence ATGAACGCACCGGCGCCAGATCCGGTTGCATGCGCGGGCGTGATCGTGATTGCGATGAGCACGGCCGGTATCGCGCACGCCTGGTGGATGCGGTGTCGCTGGTCGGCTGCGCTGCGCGTGCCGCTCGACGCCGGCCTCACGTGGCGAGGCCGGCGCCTGCTCGGCGATCACAAGACCGTGCGGGGACTCGTCATGCTGCCGCTCGCGGCCGGCGCGGCGTTCGCATTGCTCGGAGCCATGCGCGATGCACTGCCGTCATGGCTTGCCTGCGGCTTGTGGTCCTGGGATGCGCCGGCGTTGTTCGCGCTCGGCGTGTGGGCGGGATTCTGCTTCATGGCGGGCGAGCTGCCGAACTCGTTCTACAAGCGCAGGCGGGGCATCGCGCCAGGCGCCGTGCCGACGACGGGCGGCGCGCGCTGGCTCTGTCTTGCGCTCGATCGCATCGACTCGACCGCCGCCATGCTGTTGGGATTGACCCTGGTCGCGCCGCTGCCGTGGCAGACGGCCGTGCTGGTCGCCCTGTTCGGACCGGTGGTGCACCTGGCATTCAGCGCGGCCTTGTTCGCAATCGGCGTGAAGGCGCGGCTGGCATGA